In a genomic window of Myotis daubentonii chromosome X, mMyoDau2.1, whole genome shotgun sequence:
- the UBQLN2 gene encoding ubiquilin-2, translating to MAENGESSGPPRPSRGPAAAQGSASPPAEPKIIKVTVKTPKEKEEFAVPENSSVQQFKEAISKRFKSQTDQLVLIFAGKILKDQDTLSQHGIHDGLTVHLVIKSQNRPQGQTTQPSTTAGTTTTTTTASTPRSNSTPISTNSNPFGLGSLGGLASLSSLGLTSTSFTELQNQMQQQLLSSPEMMLQIMENPFVQSMLSNPDLMRQLIMANPQMQQLIQRNPEISHLLNNPDIMRQTLEIARNPAMMQEMMRNQDLALSNLESIPGGYNALRRMYTDIQEPMLNAAQEQFGGNPFASVGSSSSTGEGSQPSRTENRDPLPNPWAPPSATHSSATTGTTSSSGSGSSGSSNNPGNTMAAANYVASVFSTPGMQSLLQQITENPQLIQNMLSAPYMRSMMQSLTQNPDLAAQMMLNNPVFSGNPQLQEQVRPQVPSFLQQMQSPDTLSAMTNPRAMQALMQIQQGLQTLASEAPGLIPSFTPGVGVGVLGTAIGPVGPVTPIGPIGPIVPFTPIGPIGPIGPTGPAGPPGSTGSGSTPGPTVPSSASSETTSPTSESGPSQQFIQQMVQALAGGNPPQLPIPEVRFQQQLEQLNAMGFLNREANLQALIATGGDINAAIERLLGSQPS from the coding sequence ATGGCTGAGAACGGCGAGAGCAGCGGCCCCCCGCGCCCCTCCCGCGGCCCTGCTGCGGCCCAAGGCTCTGCCTCTCCCCCGGCCGAGCCCAAAATCATCAAAGTCACCGTGAAGACCCCCAAAGAGAAAGAGGAGTTCGCGGTGCCCGAGAATAGCTCGGTGCAGCAGTTCAAGGAAGCGATCTCGAAACGCTTCAAATCCCAAACGGATCAGCTGGTGCTGATCTTCGCCGGAAAAATCCTAAAAGATCAAGATACCTTGAGCCAGCACGGCATCCATGATGGACTGACCGTTCACCTTGTCATCAAAAGCCAGAACCGACCTCAGGGCCAGACCACACAGCCCAGCACGACCGCGGGAACGACTACTACTACCACCACCGCGTCGACTCCCAGGAGTAACTCCACACCTATTTCCACAAATAGCAACCCGTTTGGGTTGGGGAGCCTGGGAGGACTTGCGAGCCTTAGCAGCCTGGGCTTGACCTCGACCAGCTTCACCGAGCTGCAGAACCAGATGCAGCAGCAGCTCCTGTCCAGCCCTGAGATGATGCTCCAAATCATGGAAAATCCCTTTGTTCAGAGCATGCTTTCGAATCCCGATCTGATGAGGCAGCTCATCATGGCCAATCCACAGATGCAACAATTGATtcagagaaacccagaaatcAGTCACCTGCTCAACAACCCAGATATAATGAGGCAGACCCTCGAAATCGCCAGGAATCCAGCCATGATGCAGGAGATGATGAGAAATCAAGACCTGGCCCTCAGCAATCTCGAAAGCATCCCAGGGGGCTATAATGCCCTACGGCGCATGTACACTGACATTCAAGAGCCGATGCTGAATGCTGCACAAGAGCAGTTTGGGGGTAATCCGTTTGCCTCCGTGGGGAGCAGTTCCTCCACCGGCGAAGGTTCGCAGCCTTCCCGCACCGAAAATCGAGATCCGCTGCCCAATCCGTGGGCACCACCGTCCGCTACTCACAGTTCTGCAACCACCGGCACCACCTCGAGCAGCGGCAGCGGGTCCAGCGGTAGCTCCAATAATCCTGGGAACACTATGGCCGCGGCCAATTATGTCGCCAGCGTCTTCAGCACCCCGGGCATGCAGAGCCTGCTGCAACAGATAACTGAAAACCCCCAGCTGATCCAGAATATGCTGTCGGCGCCCTACATGAGAAGCATGATGCAGTCGCTGACCCAGAATCCAGATTTGGCTGCACAGATGATGCTGAACAACCCCGTGTTCTCGGGAAACCCTCAGCTGCAGGAGCAGGTTCGTCCGCAGGTCCCTTCTTTCCTGCAGCAGATGCAGAGTCCAGACACGCTGTCAGCCATGACAAACCCGAGAGCCATGCAGGCGCTAATGCAGATCCAGCAGGGGCTACAGACATTAGCCTCTGAAGCGCCTGGCCTCATTCCCAGCTTCACtccaggtgtgggggtgggggtgctgggaacCGCTATAGGCCCTGTAGGCCCAGTCACACCCATAGGTCCCATCGGCCCCATTGTGCCGTTTACCCCCATTGGGCCGATTGGGCCCATAGGACCCACTGGCCCTGCGGGTCCTCCTGGCTCCACTGGTTCTGGCAGCACCCCTGGGCCCACCGTGCCTAGCTCTGCATCCAGTGAAACCACGAGCCCAACATCAGAATCTGGACCCAGCCAGCAGTTCATTCAGCAAATGGTGCAGGCTCTGGCTGGAGGAAATCCTCCTCAGCTGCCAATTCCAGAAGTCAGATTTCAGCAACAACTGGAACAGCTCAACGCCATGGGCTTCTTAAACCGCGAAGCTAACTTGCAGGCTCTAATAGCAACAGGAGGCGACATCAATGCAGCCATTGAGCGGCTGCTGGGCTCCCAGCCATCCTAA